The DNA window AATCTAAACTCGTATTATTAAGCAATGTGTGTTTTAAGCTTTGATCTTCTATTATATTATTCTTTAATGCAAACAAAACGTTAACCCTTTGCCTATTAGTAAGGGGAATTAAGTTTCTATCATAAATTATTCCTCTTTTTGGATACAAATCAAATTCCTTTCCTCTTTGCCTTAGCACCTGTATATTTAAATTATGATGATTCTTAATTTGGATCCAAAATAGTCGAGATATTAACAATATAAAAGCAAATATACAAATCAATAGATAATCGTACATTCTATTATGTATTATATTTTTTTTATATCGACTCATAAAAAAGCCCCCAATCAATTGTATATATAGTATTACCAATTGATTGGGGTTATATAATTAGTTTTTATTCAATATGGAATTGATCTTTGTAACTATTATATCTATAGCTACTTTATTGTATCCACCTTCAGGTATAATTATATCAGCATATTTTTTTGTTGGTTCAATAAACTGAAGGTGAGCAGGCCTTACCGTGCTCATATATTGATGTATAACAGAGTCCAAAGTCCTTCCTCTTTCCTTAATATCCCTTTGTATTCTCCTTATAACCCTTACATCGGAATCAGTATCTACAAATATCTTTATATCACATAGATTTCTAATTTCTTCATCATTTAAAATCAAAATCCCTTCCAGAATGATTATTTCTTTTGGATATACAGTTACAGTTTCCTTTTTTCTAGTATGCTGTTCAAAATCGTATATTGGTTTTTCTATGGTTTTATCATTTAGCAAATCCTTTAAATG is part of the Tepidimicrobium xylanilyticum genome and encodes:
- the udk gene encoding uridine kinase, with product MAKKLLIGIAGGTGSGKSTVAKEILKSINKKNVVIIEQDSYYKNQSHLSFEERVKTNYDHPFAFDNDLLIQHLKDLLNDKTIEKPIYDFEQHTRKKETVTVYPKEIIILEGILILNDEEIRNLCDIKIFVDTDSDVRVIRRIQRDIKERGRTLDSVIHQYMSTVRPAHLQFIEPTKKYADIIIPEGGYNKVAIDIIVTKINSILNKN